The Salvelinus namaycush isolate Seneca chromosome 1, SaNama_1.0, whole genome shotgun sequence genome has a window encoding:
- the kcnip3a gene encoding Kv channel interacting protein 3a, calsenilin isoform X2: MGAVMAALSLEARRRLSRPNREKVDSDLELSIVRHQPEGLDQLQVQTKFTKKELQSLYRGFKNECPSGLVDEETFKTIYSQFFPQGDATTYAHFLFNAFDMDRNGSIRFEDFVIGLSVLLRGSVTEKLNWAFNLYDINKDGYITKEEMLAIMKSIYDMMGRYTYPSVRDEAPSEHVDKFFQKMDRNRDGVVTIEEFIETCQKDENIMNSMQLFENVL; this comes from the exons acagagagaaagt TGACAGTGATTTGGAGCTGTCTATAGTTCGTCACCAGCCAGAAGGCTTGGACCAGCTGCAGGTTCAGACAAAGTTCACCAAGAAGGAGCTCCAGTCACTATACAGGGGCTTCAAGAAT GAGTGTCCAAGTGGTTTGGTTGACGAAGAGACGTTCAAGACCATCTATTCTCAGTTCTTTCCCCAAGGAG ACGCCACCACCTATGCACATTTCCTGTTTAATGCGTTTGATATGGACAGAAATGGCTCCATTCGTTTTGAGGACTTTGTGATTGGCCTGTCTGTTCTTCTGAGAGGGTCAGTCACAGAGAAACTCAACTGGGCCTTCAACCTGTATGACATCAACAAGGATGGATACATCACTAAAGAG gagaTGCTGGCTATTATGAAGTCCATCTATGATATGATGGGCAGGTACACCTACCCAAGTGTACGGGATGAGGCACCCTCTGAACATGTGGATAAGTTCTTCCAG aaaatggacagaaacagagaTGGAGTGGTGACCATTGAGGAGTTCATTGAGACCTGTCAGAAG GACGAGAACATCATGAACTCCATGCAGCTCTTTGAGAACGTGCTCTAG